A stretch of Fusarium poae strain DAOMC 252244 chromosome 2, whole genome shotgun sequence DNA encodes these proteins:
- the SUI1 gene encoding Eukaryotic translation initiation factor eIF-1 (BUSCO:56122at5125) produces MSIENLKTYDPFAEADEDTGETKQTQNYIHIRIQQRNGRKTLTTVQGLPKKFDQKKILKVIKKKFACNGTIVNDSEMGEVIQLQGDQRKDVQDFLVDKKEGLELDAKTIKVHGF; encoded by the exons ATGTCCATCGAAAATCTCAAGACCTACG ACCCCTTCGCCGAAGCCGACGAGGATACCGGAGAAACCAAGCAGACGCAGAATTACATCCATATACGCATTCAGC AGCGTAATGGACGTAAGACTTTGACCACTGTTCAGGGTCTCCCCAAGAAGTTTGACCAGAAGAAGATTCTCAAGGTCATCAAGAAGAAATTCG CCTGCAATGgcaccatcgtcaacgaCTCCGAGATGGGAGAGGTGATCCAGCTCCAGGGTGATCAGCGTAAAGATGTTCAGGATTTTCTTGTCGATAAGAAGGAAGGCCTCGAGCTAGATgccaagaccatcaaggTCCACGGTTTCTAA
- a CDS encoding hypothetical protein (TransMembrane:5 (i70-87o133-157i169-189o195-213i225-245o)~BUSCO:53746at5125), which yields MGNPPPIRRGSSTGHLPQPLTSVTSNTIKSSPSQPTTTTIASDDARPVHPSLLQPRVAVVLNVPTPWHPWLFALRLFSILPALWWGLPSAVQLLLRILPGPEIVVVVPSTTGGSVAMSVEQDARYALTETGLATIWCFASGYLSFFFTDCLMSRWLINYTPQATMVRLLTTNICNAYLTQVVLSIAGGFEDPRLFLPGWIGIATTLTVMYHITHQKINIRKETSTSINVFSIASFFSMVTLLAHMHQFTPEYPQMPIVTNGRRAWDEASRVVAQVRGSVEQHGDL from the exons ATGGGCAATCCTCCCCCCATTCGTCGGGGCTCTTCCACCGGCCATCTTCCACAACCGCTTACGTCCGTGACTTCGAACACGATCAAATCTTCCCCGTCGCAGCCCACGACAACGACGATAGCTTCGGATGACGCTCGTCCTGTACACCCGTCTCTCCTTCAGCCTCGCGTAGCTGTCGTCCTCAATGTCCCTACGCCATGGCATCCTTGGCTGTTTGCTCTACGGCTGTTCTCCATCCTGCCAGCGTTGTGGTGGGGATTGCCTTCTGCTGTTCAGCTGCTCCTGCGTATCCTGCCAGGGCCAGAAATAGTCGTTGTGGTGccctcgacgacgggagGATCTGTGGCCATGAGCGTTGAGCAAGATGCGCGGTACGCCCTGACTGAAACTGGGCTTGCAACGATATGG TGTTTTGCGTCGGGCTATCTTTCGTTCTTCTTTACAGACTGTCTAATGTCCAGATG GCTCATCAACTATACACCTCAAGCGACCATGGTCCGGCTTCTCACAACCAACATCTGCAACGCCTATCTCACCCAAGTCGTTCTCTCCATCGCGGGTGGTTTTGAAGACCCTCGCCTCTTTCTCCCGGGCTGGATTGGTATAGCCACG ACTCTGACCGTGATGTACCACATCACCCACCAAAAGATCAACATCCGCAAGGAGACGTCGACTTCCATCAACGTTTTTTCCATAGCCAGTTTCTTTAGTATGGTGACTCTACTGGCGCATATGCACCAGTTCACGCCCGAATACCCTCAAATGCCAATAGTAACTAATGGACGACGCGCATGGGATGAGGCGTCGCGCGTGGTTGCTCAGGTCAGGGGAAGCGTTGAACAACACGGCGACTTGTAG